In Camelina sativa cultivar DH55 chromosome 17, Cs, whole genome shotgun sequence, the genomic stretch ttcataccCTTTGCTATATTCTTATTGGTCAGAAGTAATATTTCTATTATTGATGGCTTGGGAGTTATTTGAAGAAACTTTTAATAGTTAACAACATCCAGAAAAATTAACTGGACTAATAGTGATGGTTATGAATATTTATGAAGCATGATATACACGGTCATAGATACATACAAACCCTGTATAGTAGTAGTCTAAACTAAAGTCACAACAGTGATTTTTATACTACTATACAAATCTTGACTGATTTAAGTTCAGCTGGTTTGCTGCGGCCGGCTTGATTGCCTTGTCCAAGTTGTGAGAGACTGCTTTGGTTAAGTTAGGGTCCTCAAAACCAAGCTCTGCTCCAAATCTTTTGCAGCCATAAAATAGGAACCAAATAAATAACATGTCAGTTCAGATTCACTTCACACTCTTTAGATTAGTTTTTGGCTTAAATTTTGTCTGACTTACTTTGGATCCAAGACCAGTTTCTGAACCTCTTTGATGGCTGAGCTAGCTGCATATAGCGATATCTTTCCAATCTGATATTAAAAACCCAAACCAATTTCCAAGGTTTTCAGAACTCAAGGCACTAAGATGGTAAATGGtttgttttaaagaaacttGGAATAAAAGATTTTTACCTCTAAAAACTGAAGTTTAGCCTCGTGGTCGTTCGGTAAACACCTGATTTCTTCAGCTAGTCTTGCTGACTCTCCAACGCTTTCAGGGCACAAGAAGTCGAGTGCCACCTGAACATTTGACTGATTGTACACATGTGAACAATATATAGTAAGAGCAATGGACTAGAAAACTCGGTGGGTTTTATGTCTcgtagaaaaataattttacctgAAGATTCCTCATTTGAAAGGGACATCCAGCCGGAATGAAGATAGCCTCACCACGATGTTGCTCAAACGTCCATGGCTCAACTCCTGAAACAATAGTAAGAGTCATCCCTCAGGCTTCCATGCAATAAGCGTTTGGATTTAAAAAGGGTTTATTTTTTCCTACCAAACTCGTCTTTTAGTTGTCTCTTGTGTTGTTCATTTAAGAACGATCCTTCATACAACGGGCGTGACACCTGAAACCAGCATAAACAAACTAGAAAACTCAATCATTcgacataaataaatatgactTTCACATTTAATATAGTTGATTTCACAGATAAGACTCACAAAATCAGTCTGAACATTATCAGGCTTCTGTAATGTTCTCTGCAAATACTCGGCCAGCTTTGGGACGTCTTGGCGTCGAAAGACATCCCACTGGGCTCCTCCTGCACATGAAGACGTGCAAGGAGAGTCCATGTTGTTATCGAGATCCATTTTGTCCTCTGGATTCACAGTCAAGATCATCTCAGATTCATTCTTCTCAGTATTCACTCTACGAAGTGATAGATCATGTAACTCTCCGTCCCTTAATTTTTCCTCAGGGATAAGAGGTGACTCATTTTCGTCCATCTTCTGGTTGGATTCTCCTGGATCGGGATttgtctctctcactctttcgACTGTTGTTCCTTCTGATGTGTGCACCAAAAGGTATACCTGATTAGAAGAATAATATTAGTTGACCTAACATAACCAGTTTCCCATATCAACCAAAATAAGACAAATGAGATAAATTGTTAACCAAGAGCTGAGCAATGTACCATGTCATGCATGCTGTAGTGAAAATTACTAGTCAATGAATCACCAGCATCAATTTCTCGGTATGTCCCACAAGACACATAAATCTTTGGACCAGCATCGTTTTGGAGCGAGTAATGAGGCAACTTGGCTGCCACGTTCAGAAGGCCTAACCGGGGATGTATGTACTCGAGAAATGGAAATCTTCTGATAAACTCTGGTCTTTGGTAGAAAATAAACTCCTCCGAAGCACTTGGGCTCGGCCAGTCCTTTAACTTCCACAATAGGGGAAGACCTGTCTCTTGGTTTTTTCCATCTCTATATGCTTTTGTAAACTCTCCAAGTCTTACATCAACCTGTGAACATGAACACTAATGAATCTCTGACGCAacaatataaagatatgatcATATGAAGAACAAAGAAATTTACCTCTGACCCATCCAAGCAATTTATGGCCTTCAAGAATGGATCATGTTCTCTCAATTTCTCCTCGGAAATCTCGTCTATATCCCTCCAAATAGTCTCAGGATCCCACCTAGAGCAAGATGAGTCATCAAGTACCTTTCTAACAGTAACAAGCCGACCATCTGCCCATTGTTGCTCAAAATTAGCTACTCCATCAGATTTGATCGTTTCAAGCGACGGGCTGTACACGTAATTGTCAtcgctctcttctctctcagcAAATTTTCGGAATCTGGAGTCACACAATTCAAGGTTCCGAAGATCAGACACTTTGCAGCAGTTAACAATCTCCTCAGCATTTTTCACAAGCTTTGCAACCCAATTCATCTTGAAAATGCGAGCGAGGTTCAAAGAATGGGAACCGCAGCCTCCATACTCCTTAGGGGGGCAGGGGATGCTCCCATCACCATTGGCTTCCCACTCAGGAAACTTGTCTGAAAAGTTTAGCTTTAGTTTAGGAACTCTTGTTATCTCTCCTATGATTTGATTAGTTCCACTGATCTCAACTGAAGACTCTTCCCGTAGATCTTGACAGCATCTCAGGCACAGGTCATATGAGCAGTTCGAACAATGACGATAGTAGTCAACCACTGGTATCCGACACACATTGCTGCGAGAAACAACACATCAATAAGAACATGTATTATAATAACAAGTGCCAACAAGTGATAGTTCTAGTATTAAGTTGTTTAAGATAGAATATTTTAGTCAAGTAAGAAGAAGGGCATGTAAGCCAGATCATAAGTACCAGCACATTTGCTCATCTGCTTTCAATCTTGCCCTGACAAGATCAATCTCAGCTCCTATAGAATAGAACAAACCAATGTTAACCGCAAAAGATGTTAGTAGTAAATATAATTCATTAACTGTCACTGTAAATAAAAACCCGTCTCACCACGAAGCCTCTTCTCTAGTTCTACTTCTGCACATTGTTCAAGATGGATCTGCTTTATCACTGGAAGGACAGCTGATAATAGACGATAAAGATACTGCAACTTCTCCAAAACAGGTATCTCCCGGATCTGTACCTGCAATATTTCATAGAGAGCCATGTCATGGTCCTAACTTATAAACCCCAAAAGAGGTAGCAATGTTTTTTGAATCTACGGATATAGATTACAAGATCACACCTTTATCGTATTATCAGAACGCAGACAAGGTTTGCAATCACACAAACCACGACACGCAGGGCAAACTTTCGCAACTTCTTCAAGTGATATCTCCGAGTACCTTAAAATGCATGAGACATCCATCAGTAACTTAATTCTTTCTACCAGAGGTTCACAAAATTCTGATATAAACATAACTAAAGAAGAGCAAACCCACCTTGTCGATATACAAGTTTCGCAGAAGGCTCTTTGATTGCATTTGAGGCAAGAAACGATTCTATCTCTGTCTTTTCTCTGGCACTGATGGCAGATTTCCCCCATAGACTCTGTAGACGCATCTGTGCTTGCAGCTGAGTATTCCTGCAACACATTAAAACAGTTACTTTATAAGTAAAATGCTTTCtccaaaacaaacacatatgtGAGTGCGTACAAGTTCTCTGTCTAACCAATGAGAAACCTACCATTGGACTCATGCTTTGGTGTGACCTGTTGCGTGACGGATCCATAATAGCAACAGAAGGTGGTACCCTATAAGATCTGTAGCTCTCTTCaaacattgcatcatctctaGCCAACAACTCATTGTTCAAATCAACAGCAACACGTGGAGAAAAACTCCTCATCATTGGTGTCTCGGGAGAGTAATGATGCATCAGGGTTGTTTTATGTCTCTTATGTAATCTACCACCATGATCCTTGGAAGCAGAGGCGTGACCGTTGTTGTTATAGTGATCAATGCTGGTTAGAGGTAACTCGAAATCATCAATCTTTCCTTCAGAATATGTATCTGTTTCGCCTAAAGATGATCTCCTTTTAGCTTTCTTCTGGTTAGCACGAATAGCAGAATTAGCAGCGCGCTTCTTAGCCTGGATGTAGTGCTTCTCACAAACAGTCTTATCAGGCATGGACTTTGCAGTGCATCTCCACTGTTTACCATCTGATCTCTTGCACCGTAGATCATCTGGAATCCCAAGGATACCCTCTCCATTGCCATTGCCATTGGATCGAATCTGCTCATTAGCACTCATTGTAGTCACTGAATCGCAAATTTCATCAAAACTAACCTGCATTGttaaaaatcagaaattgaGCATTCACATAAGGGGGAAAAAGCAACTAAATTTGCAATCCCTAAATCCAATTCTGTAGGAAAATTCGTAAAAATCCCCCAATTCAAGAAACACATTCAATCTAACCAAAAGctaaagaaaagaataagataGGGAGACAGAACGACGGAACAAAGAACACACATGATCACTGAACCTAAGAGCTCAACAGACGATGATACATACTAGAAATAAGAGTGCGTTGCGTACAAATTCAaagcgagaagaagaagaagagaactccAAAATCGCTAACAGCGGAACAATTGAAATCTCGTTTGGAAGAAGAGGGTTTAAGATTGGGAATTCGAAAGGCTCaacatatgtatatatcgatgtgtgtatatatatatatataattgttcaTACATACATACAAACTTAGAGTGAAAGAAGGAAAAGCCCAAAcctgaaattagggttttgctcgAGAGAAATTGCAGAGGTGAGATAGATGGGGAGAGAGACCTATCATGTTCAGGGACACTTGTGTCTccgtttatttatttttttgccttctgctggtttttttttttctttttcttttttttcgttttgccCTTTTGCTCTTTAggtttttccttttctcctcCTCTGTAGATCGTATTCAGACAGAACATGGGTTCTTCTTCACTTCACTTagcttgttatttttttcatttttttttttttttcattgtggTGTTTATTATTGGATTCAAAGTGGATCCCATTTTGTACAGTCATAAGATGAATAGTACAGTGATaccccacaaaaaaaatatggatataaaccaaaacaaaaatgaaggaaaaaaatggattccaaatttaaattaaaatattttgagtactgtttaagattattattataataataactagattaggactcgcgtataataataactagattaggacttCCGGTACACCGtggaacaaaattatttataactaaaatatttaaattataagttgtatttgttggttaaatatgttataattatataatgattgttaaataaactatataataccacaatataattttttttttacataatatttatttaatcaatttaattagatatgtctattttgTGATActgatagtgttaacaaaataatgaaaatgatgttttacccgtgtaacaccgaattaatgatatttattaatttatacaaatCTCGATAAAACCCATCCCGATATATAACCatgtcccgagatattttaactcacactatatcatcttaatttttaatatttattatgtatctacggtataatatttatcatatttaactttttaaaagttttaaatattttttatatttaaccttttaaaaatctttaaaataaagaaccggaataaaccaaaataaaagtttttaaagtttgaatgcctgataaatcaagctttctacttATTTGTattcataattattttggtctcttttatattaattatgacTATAaaccattgcccaatttttttagatgatgtgagatattgtacccgtattttttattcatctattgggTAATATATAaccgttttaaaaattttgtattacatcatattcaggaaaaaatcacaatttttattaactaactatattataaaataagttaagataatttaaatataaattcaaataaaaatgaaagtgaatcatatatttatgtttgaatgagggagaaagatttccttatttttttaaatcttacccataattaattttgaagttttggtaactaatattaaagtcaatgcattagatataaaaactttccaaaaagtatttttgagcaaaaactgttgcaaaaatactagtatagataataATAACCTTACCTATTGATGAAACATAGCGATAAAGGCATGGATGAGTCTGTTTTACAGTTTTTGAAACTGAACCCACTTTATTTGTATATTGTATCGCACTTATTCGGAATTTGGATTTCGGATATAGTTCAATTAGAAAGAGTTTGTTCTAAGGTACATTACTACAAGCATGTTGTTTCATATAGTTGCTAATGATAACAACAATTACTATTAGCTTATTCATATTGTTATTGTTAACGGTGTCAAATATCTTTAGTTTAgccattaaattttttattgatCATCTTTTTACTTCAAAACGAACAATATTAAATGATTTGTTGTTCGATATCATTATTGCTATTTGCTGCTAGTAATTAAAAACTGTATATGATTGATAATTTTTGAGAAAGAtgctacttttatttttgttatgacGTAAAGACATAATAAGATGCAAACTTTTACAATTCTTTCAAAACTGGGAGGTGTTTTGTGTTTATCATCTTCCTAGATGTTGCAGATTGACGACGTACCTACGTATTTTGTATGTTAATCTAAATCTGGACGACTCTAGCAGCATATGAAATATGATCGTATGATATATGATTGTTGGATCTTTAATTATCACTCAATAATTTTTTGCTTAcacaaattctaaattttgagtTGATAATGACTGATGAGTTTCTAGACTTTCACGTAGTTGGGTGATCATGACAtgtattattaagaaaaatcaGCTAACTTTTTCtgtaatttgtttatatatcaaaatttgtgAATTTGGGTTTTCACTTAATGGACTGACGTGTGATTTTGGGTTTTCACTTAAAATGTCCCGTGAAGGAGAATAAAGTTGCAAAGAATATGGATAGTGCGTCAGGGCCACGCGAGGTGAGGCTATCgttgaattaaaaaaagttgattcAATCGAGAAAAGAAAACTGAGAGAACCAATCCCCTTCGAGAGTAAGCAAATATAGTAAACTAGTTATGGGTTATTATTCTACGCGTATTGCTCTTCTTGACTGACTATTGAAGAAGATACCAAGAATCAAGAAAGATGCTTGagattattttttctcttcaaaatattccttttaattttctcttcGTTTATTTCCACTTTATATGCTTGATCAACATAAGAATTTTATTGAAGAAGAGATAATTCATGCATGTTTCCAAGTTTTTGAGTTAGTACATTTAATCAACTTACCTGTTAGTCAGTTACCGTCATTAGTAACATACCACCGATTAGTTGTTTCGTTCAAACTCTAATTCAATGTAAAGTTATCATCACTGATTTTAACCagtaataaaataacattagtACTAGAATTACAAGATAATTCGTTTTGCTATGCTTGTAATTATTTACTTaataccatctttttttttttttgctatactTAAAAAGTGAAATTGACGTACCTGCTTGCCTTGTTGAATATCAACATCAAACAATATAGCAAGTCTAACTCCCCGAGTGTGCCATGCCTAATGCcttgtttagttttttctttacgTACCTGCTTACGTTGTCAATGGGGGCACAACGGTGGGTTGATCGTGGTTTATACGTACCCCGGTACCCGGGgaattattgttttattcaaTGCAAATAAGTCTAAGCCAAAActtaaaaatccaaatttagaTACTGAATATAACAAACTGTGTATTAATCAACTATCAACAAATATCATGCACGAGcgtgtagaaaaaaaataatggtatcatcgtttttttttgtgtgtgtgtcacGGGCTTCATCACTTGAATTTCAGAAACTAATAAATTTTCCTTTTACCATTTTTGAGTCTTGAAAACGTTTATATTGCCATTATCACTGAACCTTTAGACTGCCATTTATCACCAAAACGCTTAGATATATCTtggtttatcattttttttgttcttagaGTCAAactataatttgttaaaaatagcAAGATATTTAAACTTCAGATAAGAAGAAACTATAATAtcaggaagaaaagaaaaaaaaaaaaagctaaattatttttaaaaaccgCGTCCttcacaaaaatgaaaaaaaaaactctcgtGCGTGTCTGTCCcgtgtgtaaaaaaaaaaaaaaatcgtcttTATTTCTTAAACCGACTTTAACATAAATGCATAAATACACCCCTTTAGCCCTCTCACTATTATTTTcctcatcataaaaaaaaaaaaactcctgaAATATCTGAATTAAATcgatttttcgaaaaaaaagttcaattcTTGTTTCAATTCGTTCATCTCAATTCGGAGCAAATCATGGAGTGTAGGTCGTTAGATCTGACGATAATATCCGCCGAGGATCTAAAAGACATTCAATTGATCGGTAAACAAGACCTCTACGCCGTCGTTTCAATCAACCGCGACGCAAGAACCAAGCAGAAGACAAAAGTTGACAAAGATTGCGGCACCAAACCTAAATGGAAACATCAGATGAAGCTCACCGTCGACGACGCTGCCGCTCGTGAGAATCGCCTCACTCTTGTCTTCGAGATCGTCGCCGATCGTCCCATCGCCGGTGATAAACCTGTAGGTGAGGTCAGCGTTCCGGTGAAGGAGCTTTTGGATCAGCAGAACAAAGGCGACGAGGAGAAGACTGTTACGTACGCCGTTAGGTTGCCTAACGGTAAGACTAAAGGATCTCTTAAATTATCCTTCAAGTTTGGTGAGAAATACACTTTTGGATCTTCGAGTGCTCCTCCTCACGCTCCTGTTCCATCGGGTCTTGATCACAAGACTATGGATCAACCCGTTACCGCTTACCCGCCTGGATCTGGTGCTCCGGTTGCTTACCCTCCTCCACCCGCGGGTTCTTCTTCAGGAGGATATCCACCACCGGGTCATGACGATAAGCACGGTGGTGTTTACGGATATCCACAACAAGCTGGGTATCCGCCAGCAGCTGGACCCGGTGGTTATCCGCCACCTGGTGCTTACCCGCAGCAAGGAGGTTACCCGGGTTATCCACCACCGCAACAAGGTGGATATCCGGGATATCCGCCACAGGGTCCATATGGTTACCCGCAACAGCAAGGGTATCCGCCTCAGGGTCCATATGGGTACCCGCAACAACAGGCTTATGGTAAACCGCAGAAACCGAAGAAGAGTGGGGCTGGAATGGGTCTAGGTCTTGGGCTTGGAGCTGGTTTGTTGGGTGGGTTGCTTGTTGGTGAAGCTGTTTCGGACATTGCTGATATGGGTGATATGGGTGACATGGGTGGTGATTTCGACTTCTGATtgctttatgtttttaatttcttaggTTAATAACTACTACTACTGCTCTTCTATGTTTTTCGTTTGATGAATCATGTGAAGAACCTGAGAGATAGATCAAGTTTTTTATCCTGTGTTGTATTAtgtgtttggtttctttgttttcttctaatgaATGTATTGAACATTATGCTTTTTCTTCCAATCACTAGCTGTTACTGTTAGAATGCTATGAAATGAAACAGAGTAGAAGTAGTTTGCAGGAATGACAAAAAGGAACATTCTCCTTATGAAATATTTCAccggttattaaaaaaaagattccaaAAAGTTCAGTTACTAGCCCGCCACCATCTATTTCGTGTCTCAACTTTACATATCTAGCGACccttaaaaataagaaagagaacaGAAAACAATGGAATCACTAACAATTGTAAATCCAAGTGCTCTAAACCGGTCAATAACTGACTCAAACAGTCTTCAATCACCTGAACTCTATAACTCATgaagatcatcatcttcatcgtcgtcTTTACTCTCTTCACCGGTTTTCTCGTAAGCCGACTTGATAACCGGATTACAAACCGACTCCACCTCCTTCATTTTCTCATCGTAATCTTCCTTCTCTGCATTCACATTCTCATCTAACCACTCCAAAGTTTCCTTCAAAACCTCTTCCATTTTCTCTTTATCTTCATCACTTATCTTCTCTGCAAGCTTCTCTTTATCTTCCACTGTACTCTTCATGTTGTACACATACGTTTCAAGCTTGTTCCTCGCATCAATCTTCTCCCTCACAATCCTATCTTCCTCAGCAAACTCCTCTGCTTCTCTAACCATtttctcaatctcttcttctgtcAAACGACCTTTATCGTTCGTTATTGTAATCGATTGTGACGCCTTTGCAACCTTGTCTTCGGCCTTCACCTGTAGAATTCCATTTGCGTCCACTTCGAAAGTCACCTCAATCTGTGGCACTCCCCTGAAAAAATGTGTGTTCCTTGCGTCTTAAGTAAACCAATAAACAAACTATAACCTAAATGGTTTAGTAGCCAAGCTTGAATCAGAGTTTACCTGGGTGCAGGAATAATGCCAGTGAGATCGAATTTTCCGAGCTCGCGGTTATCTTTAGTCATGCTTCTCTCGCCTTCGTAGACTCTGATGGTCACAGTAGTTTGCTGATCTTCATAAGTCGTGAACACTTTAGACTTTCTCGTTGGGATCGCCGTGTTCCTTGGAATGATGTTTGTCATCACGCCTCCCACAGTTTCAATACCGAGGCTCAAAGGTGAAACATCAAGCAGCAAGATATCTGTTTTCAGTAAAGTTAGGTATTTTGCAACTCAAAAAACAATGTCTAACAAGAACACACGGTTGATGGTCATAAAGAGAGTTACAAAAGTCACTTACTTTGTGTTTCTTCTCCACCTTCACCACTTAACACTCCACCTTGGACCGCAGCGCCATAGGCCACAGCCTCATCAGGGTTAGTCCCTTTGTTAGGTTCCTTGCCGTCAAAGAAATCCTTTAACAACTGCTGGATTTTTGGGATTCGAGTGCTTCCTCCAACAAGAACAATCTCGTCGATTTGGGATTTCTTCAACTTCGCATCTTCAAGAGCCTTCTTCACTGGCTCCAGCGTCTTCTTGAATAAATCCATGTTGAGTTCCTCGAATCTCGCTTTTGTTAAAGGCTCAGAGAAATCAACTCCATCAAAGAGTGACTCGATTTCAACACGGACTTGGTGCTGGTTGCTCAAAGCTCGTTTCGCAAGCTCACATTCACGCCTAAGTTTACCAAGGGCTTTGTGATCCTTGCTTATGTCTTTGTTATACTTCTTCTTGACCAGTTTGATGAAGTAGTCCATCACTCTGTGGTCAAAATCTTCTCCACCAAGGTGAGTGTCTCCACTTGTGGATAAGACTTCAAAGACTCCATTGTCTATGGTAAGGATACTAACATCAAATGTTCCACCTCCAAGATCATATACGAGAATGTTTGACTCCCCATCTTTCTTGTCTAAACCATAAGCTATGGCTGCACCTGTTGGCTCATTGATTATACGAACCACGTTAAGCCCCGCAATCGCTCCCGCATCCTTTGTGGCTTGCCTCTGCGCATCATTAAAATACGCTGCAAAATAACCAAGAAGCTCAGAAGCCATATAATCATATCTACATAGTTAAAAGAAGTGTATATATGACTCATACCTGGAACCGTGATGACAGCATCTTTGATCTTCTTTCCCAAGAAAGCTTCAGCTGTCTCCTTCATCTTAGTTAGGATCATAGCACTAATCTCCTCAGGGCTAAACACTTTATCTTCACCTTTAACCTTTACCTGAATATAAGGCTTTCCATCTTTGTTCACAACCTTGTATGGCAAGAATTTGATATCCCTTTGAACATCAGGATCATCAAATCTGTAacacaacaccaaaaaaaaaaacataagcaaaagctcaaaattatatatagactAGACGTATACACTAAGAAACTAAACCCTTACTTTCTTCCCATCAGACGTTTGGGGTCGAAGACGGTCCGCTCAGGGTTCTTGGCCGCTTGATTCTTAGCAGCTTCTCCGATGAGACGTTCGGTATCAGTAAACGCAACCCAAGATGGTGTAATTCTGTTTCCCTGATCGTTTGCTATGATTTCCACGTGTTTGTTATGATACACACCAACACATGAATACGTAGTCCCGAGATCGATCCCTATCACCGTTCCGATTTTCTGCTCTTCGGCTTCTATTGCCACAATTGACATCAAAGCTGCTACAATATTCACAAAAACAATTCAAGCACTTtatagcataaaaaaaaattagaaacacaaATTCCGAAAGATGTGAGATTTTTTACCTGTCAGAAAAACCAAATACACGAGAGCTTTGTTCGTCATATTCGTTCTGTTGTTCTTCATAAGATTCATCTTTCGTTGTTGACAACTCTTCTTCGATTAGGGTTTGCTTGCGTACAAAAGAATATGAAAGCTCataatctatttatatatacgCGGCACGACGATTCGTATTTATCCTAGTAGAGTATCCCAGCCAATCAGTGCTTGACACGTAAGCTTAATTACATAATTTGTGTTGGCGCGCTCCTTACATTTTTCACACGTTAAGTACCCAATACCAGAGGGACACGTCACATCAAATCATCATCCCAGAACCTCTGGAAAGTTCCATgacttcttcattttttttagtagttatccgaaagttttttatttatttgtataaatttattttagctTATAGAATTCAGTAAAATCTGAAGAATCCTATGTGGTAAAAACTCACAGGAAAAAAGTTCattacagtaaaaatatttttcttttgttattaatGAATTTAGTGTAATGCCAAAACTAATGCATATGCATTCGATGAGGTGTAATTTTGGAAGAACATGGCTATTGATTGCTTAACCACCCCATACATAATTAATATACTgagatatattaatttttcttaactaCTCTTAGTCTTAGTGTTTGTATTTTAATTGGAATCAAAGTACAATAAGAAAATGATAACAATAAAACAGCAAACCAACCCTAATGGCGgccctagtttttttttggcttctaaTTCActttcaaaactaaattattgACCATATTACATGTTggctttttcttaaaaaaattaaaataaataaaattgttttaaaatacgAATAAATACTATGTATGGCATAGTACTGTACTTGTCTGTTTATTTTCgtaaattacataaaaataaatatacattacGGATTCTAGAAAAGCGAGCCAAAAAGCAGAACTCCGAATATGAACCCATGTAAACCCACCTCATCCATGGTCtagccaagaaaaacaaaactctaatTTAATACGTTCGCACGATATACACATTTACTATAATAAATTTGATTTCTGTTGGATATATGGAATAATCAATATAATGGAACTCTAATCCGTCTACAAAGTACGCGATAAATACCAATATATATGTGGTTTTCTTTTACTccatgtgtatatatgtatgaataTGATTGAGACAGAAACTATAATATACTATTGCTTATACATCATAAGTTATGATAAACTCGAAATTGTCAAAGGTTATTATGGTCATTAAAATCCGTTGGTTATGACTTGAGTTTGCACtaatacaaatacaaaacagCGTGGATAATGTAAGTGTAGCAAATGCTATAAGGAAGATGGAGGAAGAAATGGAGTCTTGGTCAGAaggagagaaaaacaaaatttcccgATGCAAAGCCACTGGTTCAGGCAATCCTGATG encodes the following:
- the LOC104755096 gene encoding probable mediator of RNA polymerase II transcription subunit 37b isoform X2 — its product is MNLMKNNRTNMTNKALVYLVFLTALMSIVAIEAEEQKIGTVIGIDLGTTYSCVGVYHNKHVEIIANDQGNRITPSWVAFTDTERLIGEAAKNQAAKNPERTVFDPKRLMGRKFDDPDVQRDIKFLPYKVVNKDGKPYIQVKVKGEDKVFSPEEISAMILTKMKETAEAFLGKKIKDAVITVPAYFNDAQRQATKDAGAIAGLNVVRIINEPTGAAIAYGLDKKDGESNILVYDLGGGTFDVSILTIDNGVFEVLSTSGDTHLGGEDFDHRVMDYFIKLVKKKYNKDISKDHKALGKLRRECELAKRALSNQHQVRVEIESLFDGVDFSEPLTKARFEELNMDLFKKTLEPVKKALEDAKLKKSQIDEIVLVGGSTRIPKIQQLLKDFFDGKEPNKGTNPDEAVAYGAAVQGGVLSGEGGEETQNILLLDVSPLSLGIETVGGVMTNIIPRNTAIPTRKSKVFTTYEDQQTTVTIRVYEGERSMTKDNRELGKFDLTGIIPAPRGVPQIEVTFEVDANGILQVKAEDKVAKASQSITITNDKGRLTEEEIEKMVREAEEFAEEDRIVREKIDARNKLETYVYNMKSTVEDKEKLAEKISDEDKEKMEEVLKETLEWLDENVNAEKEDYDEKMKEVESVCNPVIKSAYEKTGEESKDDDEDDDLHEL
- the LOC104755096 gene encoding probable mediator of RNA polymerase II transcription subunit 37b isoform X1, which codes for MNLMKNNRTNMTNKALVYLVFLTAALMSIVAIEAEEQKIGTVIGIDLGTTYSCVGVYHNKHVEIIANDQGNRITPSWVAFTDTERLIGEAAKNQAAKNPERTVFDPKRLMGRKFDDPDVQRDIKFLPYKVVNKDGKPYIQVKVKGEDKVFSPEEISAMILTKMKETAEAFLGKKIKDAVITVPAYFNDAQRQATKDAGAIAGLNVVRIINEPTGAAIAYGLDKKDGESNILVYDLGGGTFDVSILTIDNGVFEVLSTSGDTHLGGEDFDHRVMDYFIKLVKKKYNKDISKDHKALGKLRRECELAKRALSNQHQVRVEIESLFDGVDFSEPLTKARFEELNMDLFKKTLEPVKKALEDAKLKKSQIDEIVLVGGSTRIPKIQQLLKDFFDGKEPNKGTNPDEAVAYGAAVQGGVLSGEGGEETQNILLLDVSPLSLGIETVGGVMTNIIPRNTAIPTRKSKVFTTYEDQQTTVTIRVYEGERSMTKDNRELGKFDLTGIIPAPRGVPQIEVTFEVDANGILQVKAEDKVAKASQSITITNDKGRLTEEEIEKMVREAEEFAEEDRIVREKIDARNKLETYVYNMKSTVEDKEKLAEKISDEDKEKMEEVLKETLEWLDENVNAEKEDYDEKMKEVESVCNPVIKSAYEKTGEESKDDDEDDDLHEL